Proteins encoded in a region of the Synechococcus sp. BIOS-U3-1 genome:
- a CDS encoding 5-formyltetrahydrofolate cyclo-ligase, with the protein MQAFDDESKSTLRKVFRTRRRLALDAEPTLQSRIRDQARQVLRRRHQQGELQQSVGLYWPLPGEVDLTPLRLELLNELGLNTALPVADGQGGMTYRHWSATPLTKDGCGIPAPLDQPVLSAEHLSLLLVPALSVDRMGIRLGYGGGYYDRLRCQETWSEVPALVVLPGACVSAQPLPSDSWDRPFQGWLSEEGFQQTLS; encoded by the coding sequence ATGCAGGCTTTTGATGACGAGAGTAAATCCACGCTGCGAAAGGTTTTCAGAACACGAAGGCGGCTGGCCCTCGATGCTGAACCGACCTTGCAGAGCAGGATCCGAGATCAAGCCAGACAGGTCCTAAGGCGACGGCACCAACAGGGTGAATTGCAGCAGTCCGTGGGCCTGTATTGGCCCTTGCCTGGAGAAGTGGATCTGACACCTCTGCGTCTTGAACTTCTCAACGAGCTCGGTTTGAACACAGCTTTGCCTGTTGCGGATGGACAAGGCGGCATGACCTATCGACACTGGTCCGCAACCCCGCTGACGAAAGACGGCTGCGGTATTCCAGCTCCCTTGGATCAACCGGTCCTGAGTGCTGAGCACCTGTCTCTGTTGCTCGTTCCTGCTCTGTCTGTCGATCGAATGGGCATCCGACTCGGCTACGGGGGTGGCTATTACGACCGCCTGCGCTGCCAAGAGACCTGGAGCGAAGTACCAGCACTCGTTGTCCTCCCCGGAGCCTGCGTGAGTGCTCAGCCACTGCCTTCAGACTCCTGGGACAGACCATTTCAGGGTTGGTTAAGCGAAGAGGGTTTCCAGCAAACGTTGTCTTGA
- a CDS encoding homoserine dehydrogenase has translation MATRIGIGLLGLGTVGAGVASILNSPEGRHPLIADLELIRVAVRDLQRSRPVAIPSERLTTDPNEVVDDPNVHVVVEVIGGIEPARTLIMRAITAGKSVVTANKAVIARHGEEIAAAAAAAGVYVLIEAAVGGGIPIIEPLKQSLGGNRIDRVSGIINGTTNYILSRMADEGADYHAVLKEAQELGYAEADPAADVDGHDAADKIAILAGLAFGGPIERSAVPTTGISNLQGKDVDYATQLGYGVKLLAVAERLESDGDPMAALPLGVRVQPTLVPKDHPLAGVSGVNNAILVEGDPIGRVMFYGPGAGSGPTASAVVADILNIAGIRQLNSIDGGLDPLLAASSWRSCCLVDASRIRQRNYVRFNTEDAPGVIGRIGSCFGEQGVSIQSIVQFDACDEGAEIVVITHEVGNGAMQNALNAIASLPGVRSLAAHFGCF, from the coding sequence ATGGCGACAAGGATCGGCATCGGCCTACTGGGCCTCGGCACCGTCGGCGCAGGCGTGGCAAGCATCCTGAACAGTCCGGAAGGTCGCCACCCTCTGATTGCCGACCTTGAGCTGATCAGGGTGGCTGTCCGAGATCTGCAACGGAGTCGCCCTGTCGCAATCCCCTCTGAGCGACTCACCACCGATCCCAATGAGGTGGTGGACGATCCCAATGTGCACGTGGTTGTGGAGGTGATCGGCGGCATTGAACCGGCTCGCACCCTGATTATGCGTGCCATCACCGCCGGAAAATCGGTGGTGACCGCCAACAAGGCCGTGATCGCAAGACACGGTGAAGAAATCGCAGCCGCGGCAGCAGCAGCCGGCGTCTACGTGTTGATCGAAGCAGCCGTAGGCGGGGGCATTCCGATCATCGAACCGCTCAAGCAGTCGCTCGGAGGCAATCGCATCGACAGGGTGAGCGGCATCATCAATGGCACCACCAACTACATCCTCAGTCGGATGGCTGACGAAGGTGCTGACTATCACGCAGTTTTGAAGGAAGCCCAGGAATTGGGTTACGCAGAAGCCGATCCAGCCGCTGATGTCGACGGTCATGACGCCGCGGACAAGATCGCCATCCTCGCTGGACTGGCCTTTGGCGGCCCGATCGAACGCAGTGCAGTTCCAACAACAGGCATCAGCAATCTGCAGGGAAAGGATGTGGACTACGCAACACAACTTGGATATGGGGTGAAACTGCTTGCTGTTGCAGAACGCCTGGAAAGCGATGGCGATCCCATGGCAGCCCTGCCACTGGGCGTTCGTGTTCAGCCCACTCTGGTGCCGAAGGATCACCCACTGGCCGGCGTCAGCGGTGTCAATAACGCAATCCTTGTGGAAGGCGATCCCATTGGCCGAGTGATGTTTTACGGTCCCGGCGCAGGATCAGGACCAACAGCATCTGCAGTGGTTGCCGACATTCTCAACATTGCCGGCATCCGACAGCTCAACAGCATCGATGGTGGCCTGGACCCTCTGCTAGCAGCCAGCAGCTGGCGCTCCTGCTGCCTCGTGGATGCCAGCCGTATCCGGCAGCGCAACTACGTGCGTTTCAACACGGAAGACGCCCCCGGCGTGATCGGCAGGATTGGTAGCTGCTTTGGAGAACAGGGCGTGTCCATCCAATCCATCGTCCAATTCGACGCCTGCGACGAAGGTGCTGAGATCGTTGTGATCACACACGAGGTCGGCAACGGAGCCATGCAAAACGCCCTAAATGCCATTGCGTCTTTACCTGGAGTCCGTTCTTTAGCTGCCCATTTCGGCTGCTTCTAA
- a CDS encoding ABC transporter permease, with translation MGRSRELLRYTGTRLALAPVMLWLIATLVFLLLRVAPGDPVDAVLGSRAPEAAKAALRARLGLDQSLAQQYLDFLGGLLHGDLGQALINQEPVSRIIRQALPASLELSVTALLIAAVTGLAVGFTAIARPEGKVDLAGRFYGIGTYALPPFWVAMLAQLLFAVTLGWLPVGGRFPPGMMAPDGSGFLIADSVISGNWAALQGTLRHLVLPACTLGLLLSGVFTNALRLNLNRSLRSDYVEAARSRGLSETQVILRHAMPNALLPVLTIAGITVASLIGGALLIEVTFSWPGIALRLQESINQRDYPVVQGIVVVVAALVVLISVAVDLLVALLDPRVRY, from the coding sequence ATGGGACGAAGTCGGGAGTTGCTTCGCTACACAGGGACGCGACTGGCCCTAGCTCCAGTGATGCTCTGGCTGATCGCGACTCTTGTATTTCTGCTGTTGCGGGTGGCTCCTGGCGACCCCGTGGACGCCGTACTCGGAAGCCGAGCTCCGGAAGCAGCCAAGGCCGCACTCAGGGCGCGTTTGGGGTTAGATCAATCACTGGCGCAGCAATACTTGGATTTCCTCGGTGGACTGCTGCATGGCGATCTGGGCCAGGCGCTGATCAATCAGGAACCCGTGAGTCGAATCATCCGACAGGCACTGCCGGCCAGTCTGGAATTAAGCGTCACCGCTCTGCTGATAGCAGCGGTGACAGGGTTGGCGGTTGGCTTCACAGCGATTGCCCGACCAGAGGGAAAGGTTGATCTGGCAGGACGCTTTTACGGCATCGGCACCTACGCATTACCTCCCTTCTGGGTCGCGATGCTGGCCCAGCTTTTGTTTGCCGTAACCCTGGGCTGGCTGCCTGTTGGAGGTCGTTTCCCCCCAGGCATGATGGCGCCCGATGGCAGCGGCTTTTTGATCGCCGACAGCGTCATCAGCGGTAACTGGGCAGCGCTTCAGGGCACTCTGCGGCATCTGGTTCTTCCCGCTTGCACCCTTGGACTACTCCTGAGCGGTGTCTTCACCAATGCCCTGCGGCTGAATCTCAATCGCAGTCTTCGCTCGGATTATGTGGAGGCCGCCAGAAGCAGGGGACTGAGTGAAACACAGGTGATTCTTCGTCACGCAATGCCCAATGCACTTCTGCCGGTGTTGACGATTGCCGGAATCACCGTCGCCTCTCTGATTGGAGGTGCACTCCTCATTGAGGTGACCTTCTCCTGGCCGGGCATCGCACTGCGCTTGCAAGAAAGCATCAACCAGCGCGACTACCCAGTGGTGCAGGGGATTGTGGTGGTGGTTGCCGCTCTAGTCGTACTCATCAGTGTTGCGGTCGATCTTCTCGTCGCCCTTCTGGATCCAAGAGTTCGTTACTGA
- a CDS encoding ABC transporter substrate-binding protein has product MRRHCKQLLPLSTVLALCVSQNACQPGRPSNRITVASAGRITSLDPAQASTFGALQLLSALGDTLYKRTAEGELTPALASGLPEISDGGLTVTIPLREDVLFHDGTRFDAEAMAFSLRRFLEIGTLSYVVGDRITAVEAPEAYRLRLRLSRPSSSLENLLTATNLTPVSPRAYQDHQDRFLNERFIGTGPYKLTSFRAVQQRLEPFKQYWGPSPSNKGLDLIYLSNSTALFGAMRSGEVDVLLSDSIDEDQRLALNRMAAEGRLREGQGPALVIGYITLLSNTPPLQNPVLRQALALSLDRELINKRVSHGLRPPLRSLVPPGLPGGDLKPWPRHDAARARNLFIEAGYCNGKVFNLPFTYRSNVPADRLMALTWQAQVQRDLSDCLSLKLDGVESTTVYRQLGEGAFQAVMLDWRGAYPDPEAYLAPLLSCKDSQGSICKRGEAAISGSFWTAPGLERTLLQSDRSRGDARQRDLENVEQLAAEGAAYIPVWLVTPRAWSSNAVATPEFDGNGQLILARLKEVR; this is encoded by the coding sequence GTGAGACGGCATTGCAAACAGCTGCTGCCGCTCAGCACAGTCCTAGCTCTATGCGTCAGCCAGAACGCCTGTCAGCCAGGCAGACCAAGTAATCGGATCACGGTGGCCAGTGCAGGCCGCATCACCTCATTAGACCCGGCTCAGGCCAGCACATTCGGCGCCCTGCAATTACTCAGTGCTCTTGGAGACACCCTCTACAAGAGAACTGCTGAAGGAGAGTTAACGCCGGCGTTGGCGTCGGGGCTACCGGAAATCAGCGACGGCGGCCTCACCGTGACGATCCCCCTACGTGAGGACGTGCTCTTCCATGACGGCACTCGCTTTGATGCTGAGGCGATGGCCTTCAGCCTGCGCCGTTTTCTGGAGATCGGGACTCTCAGTTACGTGGTCGGAGATCGCATCACTGCCGTTGAGGCACCCGAGGCGTATCGATTACGACTGCGCTTGAGCCGCCCTTCAAGCTCACTTGAGAATCTGCTCACCGCCACCAACCTGACTCCTGTATCACCGAGGGCCTACCAGGATCATCAGGATCGATTTCTCAACGAGCGTTTCATTGGAACGGGCCCCTACAAGCTGACCAGCTTCCGAGCAGTTCAGCAACGCCTTGAGCCCTTCAAGCAGTACTGGGGGCCCTCACCCAGCAACAAGGGCCTTGACCTGATTTATCTCAGCAATTCCACCGCTCTGTTTGGTGCGATGCGAAGCGGCGAAGTGGATGTTCTGCTCTCTGACTCCATCGACGAAGATCAGCGCCTTGCGCTGAATCGCATGGCGGCGGAGGGACGCCTGCGGGAAGGACAAGGTCCCGCACTGGTGATCGGTTACATCACGCTGCTGAGCAATACTCCACCACTTCAGAATCCAGTTCTGCGTCAGGCTCTGGCACTGAGTCTCGACAGAGAGCTGATCAACAAGAGGGTCAGCCACGGATTGCGCCCCCCGCTTCGTTCACTGGTTCCACCAGGCCTGCCGGGAGGGGATCTCAAACCCTGGCCACGTCACGATGCCGCTCGGGCAAGGAACCTTTTCATTGAGGCGGGCTACTGCAACGGAAAGGTCTTCAATCTGCCCTTCACTTACCGATCGAATGTGCCCGCGGACCGTCTGATGGCACTCACCTGGCAAGCCCAGGTCCAACGCGACCTGTCCGATTGTCTTTCCCTCAAACTCGATGGCGTGGAATCAACGACTGTGTACCGACAGCTGGGTGAGGGAGCTTTCCAGGCCGTGATGCTCGACTGGCGGGGCGCCTATCCAGACCCAGAGGCCTACCTGGCGCCTCTGCTCAGCTGCAAGGACTCGCAGGGATCGATTTGCAAACGTGGGGAAGCCGCCATCAGCGGCAGCTTCTGGACTGCGCCAGGGCTTGAAAGGACACTGCTGCAGTCAGACCGCAGCCGAGGGGATGCTCGACAGCGCGATCTGGAGAATGTGGAACAGCTGGCCGCTGAAGGTGCTGCTTATATCCCGGTCTGGCTGGTGACGCCCAGGGCTTGGAGCAGTAACGCAGTGGCCACCCCTGAGTTCGATGGCAACGGTCAGTTGATTTTGGCCCGATTGAAGGAGGTGCGCTGA
- a CDS encoding SufE family protein — translation MAEPGSSTTRFGSQSLDQLAERLNSTSDPRKRYEYVLWLAKKLPSMPSELQTDERKVKGCVSQVFIASELVNGRLQWQGDSDALITKGLLALLIKGLGDLTPAQVMAVDPGFIAATGLQASLTPSRANGFLNILRMMQQQASALNASS, via the coding sequence ATGGCTGAACCAGGCAGCTCCACGACTCGCTTCGGCAGCCAGTCACTTGACCAACTCGCCGAGCGACTGAACAGCACATCTGATCCGCGTAAGCGCTACGAATATGTGCTGTGGCTCGCTAAAAAGCTGCCTTCCATGCCCTCCGAGCTACAAACCGACGAACGCAAGGTCAAAGGGTGTGTGTCACAGGTCTTCATCGCCTCGGAACTGGTGAATGGGCGTCTTCAGTGGCAGGGAGATTCCGATGCCCTGATCACCAAGGGGTTACTAGCTCTGCTCATCAAAGGTCTCGGCGACCTCACCCCTGCACAAGTCATGGCCGTTGATCCAGGCTTCATCGCGGCCACAGGCCTTCAAGCGAGCCTCACACCATCACGCGCCAACGGTTTCCTCAACATCCTGCGGATGATGCAGCAGCAAGCCAGTGCTCTGAATGCATCGAGTTGA